From Marivirga harenae, one genomic window encodes:
- a CDS encoding potassium channel family protein, which yields MDFKSYKKLIYYLLAFLGVFLFLVFNLLEFELHSEEGKIDNLSDAFWYSIVTLTTVGYGDMVPTSSGGRAIGYVLILLSLGVYGLLIGQISNIMTSIKENKKMGMYGTDFQDHIVVIGWTQFGKTVIDQLIKAGRKVAIVTKNRETIDLLKELYQEKNLFILYSDYENFELLEKVNIEKSSTVFINLNDDTEKLVYILNLKKEYENLNFTVTLENSNLKQTFISAGVTHAISQNEIASRLLASYMFEPDVALFSEEILAYPTNDEEYDMKEFKVVEGNPYNGQEYDKVFFDLKKNENVILLGLVRVDEGKRMLYKNPSDNFKIKTNDYLIMLMNQKTQKKIKRVFELEEGV from the coding sequence ATGGATTTCAAAAGTTATAAGAAATTAATTTATTACCTTCTAGCCTTCTTAGGGGTATTTCTATTCTTAGTATTTAATTTACTAGAATTTGAACTCCATTCCGAGGAAGGTAAAATAGATAATTTGTCTGATGCTTTTTGGTATTCAATTGTAACATTGACCACCGTAGGTTATGGTGACATGGTTCCAACATCGTCAGGTGGACGTGCAATTGGTTACGTATTAATATTGTTGAGTTTAGGTGTATACGGTTTACTTATTGGTCAAATATCAAATATTATGACAAGCATTAAAGAAAATAAGAAAATGGGAATGTATGGAACAGACTTTCAAGATCATATAGTGGTAATTGGATGGACTCAATTTGGAAAAACCGTTATTGATCAATTAATAAAAGCAGGCAGAAAAGTTGCTATTGTTACTAAAAACAGAGAAACTATTGATTTACTGAAAGAGCTTTATCAAGAGAAAAACCTCTTTATTCTGTACAGTGATTATGAAAATTTTGAATTACTTGAAAAAGTCAATATTGAAAAATCTTCTACTGTATTTATTAATCTAAATGATGATACCGAAAAATTAGTTTACATTCTAAATCTTAAAAAGGAATATGAAAATTTGAATTTTACGGTTACGCTGGAAAATTCAAATTTGAAACAAACCTTCATTAGCGCAGGTGTCACTCATGCTATTTCACAAAATGAAATCGCTAGCAGACTATTAGCCAGCTATATGTTTGAACCAGATGTAGCCCTTTTCTCTGAGGAAATATTAGCCTACCCTACCAACGATGAAGAATATGACATGAAAGAATTTAAAGTAGTGGAGGGAAACCCGTATAATGGACAAGAATATGATAAAGTATTTTTTGACCTTAAAAAAAATGAAAATGTAATTTTATTAGGTTTGGTTAGAGTTGATGAAGGAAAAAGAATGCTCTACAAAAATCCATCCGATAACTTTAAAATTAAGACAAATGATTACCTAATTATGTTGATGAACCAAAAAACTCAAAAGAAAATAAAGAGGGTCTTTGAACTTGAGGAAGGTGTCTGA
- a CDS encoding glycosyltransferase family 2 protein, which yields MEFIFWTGIGLITYTYLGYPIVLLLLVKIKRQFRATIPEYFSENELPEVSLIIACYNEGDILREKIKNTLNLKYPHEKLNICFVTDGTSDGSEKIVNEYNGLKLFHSEERRGKNAAINRVLPLLKSPILVFCDANTFLNSDAIVNIVRHYKSDLVGAVAGEKRVMSTDAKDVAGSGEGAYWKYESALKKWDSELNTVVGAAGELFSVKRDLMPMVPDGILIEDFYVSMKIAQAGFKVVYEPDAYAIESGSESISEERKRKVRIAAGGIQSILIFLPLLNIFKYGWLSFQYISHRMLRWSLTPLSLLIVFVLNFYLVFQLDMIYVILFGLQILFYLISIAGSFAEGKEKVPKIILIPFYFSFMNVSVYQGFFRLIKGKQSAIWEKSKRKSTTV from the coding sequence ATGGAATTTATTTTTTGGACGGGAATTGGGTTGATAACTTACACCTACTTAGGCTATCCAATAGTACTATTATTGTTAGTCAAAATTAAGCGCCAGTTCAGAGCTACGATTCCAGAGTATTTTTCAGAAAATGAACTACCGGAAGTAAGTTTAATTATTGCTTGCTATAATGAAGGAGATATTTTGAGGGAAAAGATTAAAAATACTTTAAATCTTAAATATCCACATGAAAAACTTAATATATGTTTTGTGACGGATGGCACTTCAGATGGAAGTGAAAAAATTGTGAATGAATACAATGGATTAAAATTATTTCATTCAGAAGAAAGACGGGGTAAAAATGCAGCAATAAATAGAGTGCTGCCCCTGCTTAAATCTCCAATTTTAGTTTTTTGCGATGCCAACACTTTTTTAAACAGCGATGCTATAGTTAATATTGTTAGACATTACAAAAGTGATTTAGTAGGGGCAGTTGCTGGAGAAAAAAGAGTGATGTCAACAGATGCTAAAGATGTGGCCGGAAGTGGAGAAGGGGCTTATTGGAAGTATGAATCGGCTCTGAAAAAGTGGGACTCCGAACTGAATACTGTGGTAGGTGCAGCCGGAGAACTTTTTTCTGTTAAAAGAGATTTAATGCCCATGGTTCCAGATGGTATTCTTATAGAAGATTTTTATGTATCTATGAAAATTGCTCAAGCTGGATTTAAAGTTGTTTATGAGCCAGATGCCTATGCAATCGAGAGCGGTTCTGAATCCATTTCTGAAGAAAGAAAGAGGAAAGTGAGAATTGCTGCAGGTGGAATTCAATCTATTTTAATATTCTTACCACTACTTAATATTTTTAAATATGGTTGGTTGAGTTTTCAATATATTTCTCACAGAATGCTACGGTGGTCTCTAACACCATTATCGTTATTGATCGTTTTTGTATTGAATTTCTATTTGGTCTTTCAATTAGACATGATTTATGTGATTTTGTTTGGGTTGCAAATACTTTTTTATCTAATTTCAATAGCAGGTTCTTTTGCTGAAGGGAAAGAAAAAGTCCCTAAAATTATTTTAATCCCTTTCTATTTCTCATTTATGAATGTTTCAGTGTATCAGGGTTTTTTCAGGTTAATAAAAGGGAAACAGTCTGCAATTTGGGAGAAATCAAAAAGGAAAAGCACCACTGTTTGA